The DNA segment GAGCACCCTCCCCTACCAGCTGCCCCCCTTCGCGGAGATCCGCGACGAGCACTACGCGCCCGCCATCGAGCAGGGCATGGCCGAGCAGCTCGCCGAGATCCAGACCATTACGCGACGCCGCGACATGCCGACCTTCGAGAACACGATGGTGCCGCTCGAGCAGAGCGGACAGCTTCTGACCCGCGTGCTGCGGGTCTTCTACAACAAGGCCTCGGCCGACTCGAACGACACCACGAACGCGCTCGAGGCCGAGCTCGCCCCGAAGCTCGCCGCGCACACCGACGCGATCAAGCTCGACGCCGCGCTCTACTGGCGCATCGCCCAGCTGCACGATCAGCGCGAGTTACTACCCCTGACGGCCGAGCAGCGCTACTTGATCGAGCGGCACTACACCGAGATGACCCTCGCCGGCGCCGGGCTCGATGAGGCGCAGAAGCAGCGACTGAGCGAGCTCAACGCCCGCATCTCGACCCTCGAGACCGCGTTCGAGAAGAACCTGCTCGCCGACACCAACGAACTGGCCGTCGTCATCGACGACCCCGCCGAGCTCGCGGGGCTCACCCCCGGCGAGATCAGCGCCGCCGCGCAGGCCGCCGCCGACCGCGGACTCGAGGGGAAGCACCTGGTCACCCTCGTGCTGCCGACCGGCCACCCCTGGCTTGAAAGCCTGACGAACCGGGCGACCCGCGAGCGCATCATGGCCGCCTCGCGCGCCCGCGGCTCGCGTGCCGGCGAGCACGACAACCGGCCCGTGCTGCTCGAGATCGCGCGCCTGCGCGCCGAGCGCGCCGAGCTGCTCGGCTTCGCCAACCACGCCGCCTTCGTCACCGCCGACCAGACCGCCAAGACCCCCGAGCGGGTCGCCGCCATGCTCGAGCGCCTCGCCCCCGCCGCGGCCCGCAACGCCGCCGCCGAGCAGGCCAAGCTCGAGGCCCTCGCCGGTCACCCGATCGCCGCCCACGACTGGGCGCACTACAGCGAGAAGGTGCGCAAGGCCGAGTACGACGTCGACCTGGGCGAGCTGCGCCCCTACTTCGAGGCCGAGCGCGTGCTGTGGCGCGGAGTCTTCGCCGCTGCCACGAAGGTCTTTGGGATCACCTTCACCGAGCGGACGGATCTGCAGGGCTACCACCCGGAGGTGCGGGTGTTCGAGGTGCGCAACGAGGATGGCTCCGAGCTCGGGCTCTACCTGCTCGACCTGTACACCCGCGACAGCAAGCGCGGCGGCGCGTGGATGAACGAGCTGATCGGGCAGAACGCGCTGCTCGGGCATCCGACGGTCGTCGTCAACAACCTCAATGTGCCCAAGCCCGCCGCGGGCGAGCCGACCCTGCTCACCTACGACGAGGTCAACACGTTCTTCCACGAGTTCGGCCACGCGCTGCACGGGCTCTTCGCGCACGTCACCTACCCGCGGTTCACCGGCACGAACGTGTACCGCGACTTCGTCGAGTTCCCCAGCCAGGTCAACGAGATGTGGATGCTCTGGCCCGAGATCGTGAACGACTACGCCGTGCACCACGAGACGGGGGAGCCGATCCCCGCCGAGGTGCTCGAGCGCGTGCGGGCGGCGCAGCTGTGGGGCGAGGGCTTCGCGACGAGCGAGTACCTCGCCGCGGCGCTGCTCGACCAGGCCTGGCACACGCTCAGCGCCGCCGAGGCCGCCGCCGTGACGGATGTCGCCGCCTTCGAAGCCGAGGCCCTCGCGCGCGTGGGGCTCGACAACCCGGCGGTGCCCACCCGCTACAGCTCGACGTACTTCGCCCATACCTTCTCGGGCGGCTACGACGCCGGCTACTACAGCTACATCTGGAGCGAGGTGCTCGACGCCGACACCGTGCAGTGGTTCGAGCAGAACGGCGGGCTCACGCGCGCCAACGGCGACCGCTTTAGGAAGTACGTGCTCGGGCTCGGCGGCGCGGGCGACCCGCTCGAGGCCTACCGCGCCTTCCGCGGGCGCGACGCCGAGATCGAGCCGCTGCTGCAGCGCCGCGGGCTGGCCGCGTAGCCGCAGCAGCGGCCGTCGCTAGTCGGCGCTGGCCGCGACCGGCTCGTCGGCGACGTCGGTCTTGCGCAGGCGACCGAGCAGATCCATCGAGTGGTACACGACGAGCGCGGCGATCGTGCCGAGCACGATGCCGCTGAACAGCACGCCGCCCGCCGCGTCGAACACCGTGAAGTCGGCGATCGCGATGATGAGCGCGATCGCGGCCGTGAACTGGTTCTTCGGCTTCGAGAAGTCGACCTTCGCGTCGACCCACATGCGCACGCCGATGATGCCGATGAGGCCGTACAGGGCCGTCGTGACACCGCCGATCACGCCCGCGGGCACCGTGAACAGGAACTGCCCGAACCACGGCGAGAGGCTCAGCACGATCGCGGTGATCGCGGCGACCCAGTAGGCCGCGGTCGAGAACACGCGCGTGCTCGACATGACGCCGATGTTCTCACCGTAGGTGGTGGTCGCCGAACCGCCGCCGATCGCCGCGATCGTCGTGGCAAGGCCGTCGGCGAACAGGGCGCGGCCGGTGAGCGGGTCGAGGTCGCGCTTGGCGAGGAACCCGACGCCCTTCACATGGCCCACGTTCTCGGCGACGAGCGCGAGCACGACGGGCAGGAAGGCGAGGTAGGTGCCGAGGTATTCGACGCCGAGTACCGGCAGCGTGAACTCGGGCAGGCCGACCGCAGCCGCGCCCTCGAGACCGCTGAAGTCGACCTCGCCGCGCGCGAGCGCGAAGAGGTAGCCGACGACGACGCCGATGATGATCGACAGCCGGCCGATGATGCCGCGGAACAGGACGGCGACGAGGATCACCGCGACGAGCGTCACGACGGCCGTCAGCGGCGAGGCCTGGAAGCCGCTCTTCGCGGCGGGGGCGAGGTTGAAGCCGATGAGGGCGACGATCGTGCCGGCGACGACCGGCGGCAGCAGCCGGTGGATCCAGCCGGTGCCGACGACGTGCACGAGGATGCCCACGAGCGCGAGCGACAGGCCGACGACGAGCACGCCGCCGAGGGCGACCTCGCGGCCCTCCGACATCGAGGCGGCCTGGATCGGCGCGATGAACGCGAACGACGAGCCGAGGTAGCTCGGCAGCCGGTTCTGGGTGATGAGGAGGAAGAGGATCGTGCCGATGCCGGAGAACAGCAGCGTCGTCGACGGCGGGAAGCCGGTGAGGATCGGCACGAGGAAGGTCGCCCCGAACATCGCGACGACGTGCTGCAGGCCGAAGCCGATCGTGCGCGGCCAGCTGAGCCGCTCCTCGGGGGCGACGATCGCCCCGGGTGCGACGGTCTTGCCGTCTCCATGAACAGTCCACAAGCGGGCCACGATGCCTCCAAGGGGTCAGGGGTGGAACGTGCTGCGAGCGTATCGCCCCTGTGGATTGGCTGGGAGGGTCGAACTCAGAACCAGTAGCTGAGGAACGGCGCGCGCGGCACGCGCAGCACGGCGTCGAAGCGCTGCGCGGCGCCCGGCGTGCCCTCGGTGAGGCGCCCCGCCGCACGCAGGGTGTCGGCCGAGACACCGCCGAGCAGCAGCGAGCCGAGCTCGGCCACGCCCAGGTCGACGACGGCCCCGTGCTCCCACCCACCGTGCTCGTCAGGATCGGATGCCACGGTCGCGGCACCGTCGGGGCCCGTCGTGAGCATCCACGCGCCGGCGGCGAAGCCGAGCGGATCGCTGACGCGCAGCAGCAGGGTGTCGGCCGCCGCGTAGCGGCGCGCGGTGAGCGCGGCGGGCACGTCGAGGATGCGCAGCCACAGGTGGTCGGTGCGCGCGGCGGTAGCGACCGCGCGGGGGTTGGTGAGCATCCACGGCAACGGGTCGTCGATCGGGCGCATCGGGGCCGTCACCGCCGTGACCAGGTCTTGGTCGAGCAGGCAGCGCCACAAGGCGGCAAGCGCGTCGTCGGTCGCCGCGCAGAGGTACTCGACCGCGAGGGTGTGGTCGGCGAAGTCGCGCGGGTTGCCGGCGAGGGAGTACACGGCGAAGCCCTGGGGCGTGCCGTCGGCGTCGTCGTAGCGCACCGCGCGCAGGGCGTTCGCGCGCCCGGCGGTGCGGGTGGAGAGCCCGAGCAGGCGGTCCCAGTGCAGCGGACGCTGCGGCACATCGCCACCTCGGCGCACGGCGGCGCGACGCGCCAGCTCGGGAGCGATCGGGCGCAGGCTCGGCGTGCTCACCTGGTGCACGCGGCCCTGCGGCGCTGGCCCCGTGAAGCGCAGCCCGCGGGTGTCGACGCGCAGTTCGGCGACGCTCGTCGCGGGGCCGAAGCCCCAGCGCCCGTAGATGGTGGCCTCCGACACGGTGAGCATCGCCATCGGGATGCCCGCAGCGTGCGCGGCCCGCAGCTCGCCCTCGAGCAGCGCGTTCGCGATGCCGCGGCGCCGATGCGTCGCCGCCACCGAGACGAGGCTGATCGCCCAGCCCTCGAGCTCGCGGCCCACGCCTGCCTCGCCCTCGCCCATGCCGCCCTCGCCCATGCTCAGCGGCGACCGCCACGAGGCGACCGTGGCGACCGGATGCTCCGGCTCGGCCGTCGTCGCATCCCACACCCCGACCGTCCGGGGTGCGGCCAGCGCTGCGCGGTACTCGACGAGCTGCTCGGGGCTGAGGCCCTCGAAGTGGAAGCCGCGGTGGTACGCCTGCAGCCAGCGCTCGTGCGCCGCGGCCTCGGGGCTGCCCTGGACGGCCTCCTCGCCGGTCGGCACGACCGCGTACTCGAGCCCCTGGGCGGCGAGCGCCGCGCGCGAGGTCTCGTCGAGCGGCAGGGCGTTGGCGGGGTCGGTCATGACCCCAGGCTACTGACCGGCCGCACCCGGCCGCAGGCTACTGCCCGGCCGCACCCGGCCGCAGGCTACTGCCCGGCTGCACCCGGCTACAGGCTACTGCCCGGGCTCGAGCCCCCGACGGAGGGCGGCGACGGCCGCTGCCGCAGCATCCACCCCGTCGGCCGCGGCGCGCCGCTCGAGCGCGGTCGCGAGGTCGGCGGGCAGGCTGAGCACGAGCTGGTCGGGCGTCGCGCCGGCGGGGGCGGCAGCATCCGCGCCATCGACCACGGCGACCGCGGGCGCGTCTTTCACGAAGATCGCGAGCACCGGCACGACCACGGTGCCGAGCACATCGAGGATGCCGACGACGCCGAAGAGCCGCCAGTACCACTCCTCGTTGCCGATGCCCGGAATCTCGCCCTCGCTGACGATCGGCAGGATGATCATGATCGCGACCGCGGCGATCATCGCGAGGGTCACGAGAACGCCGACGCGGATCACCCGGCGGCGGCGACCAGCGAGCAGCAGGACCAGGTTGGCGTGCGCGAAGCTCACCGCGAGCACGCCAGCGGTGGCGAAGACCTTGAACCAGTCCTCGAAGCCCGGGTCGTTCCAGTTGCGCCAGATCAGCACGAGGCCCGTGATGAGGGCGACGCCGCTGGCCGCGAGGCCGACGAAGCCGACCATGCGCATGGCCCGGTCGGCGATCGCGAGGTGGCAAAGGGCGGTGATGCTCGTCGCCCCCATCAGCAGTGTCGTGAGGATGATGCGGCCCTGGGTCTCGCCGAACTCGCCGCTCAGCAGCGCGATGATGCCGACGAGAGCGGCCAGTGAGAACGAGACGATGATGCCGTAGATGGCGCCCTTGCGGGCGGCGCCGATGGTGCTCGAGCGGCGCTCCTCGGCGCGTAGGCGGGCGTTCGTCATGGCGACTCCTCTGTCGGGGTGAGTACGACGGTACTCCGCCGCGCGGTGACGAGCATCACCAGCGCGCCGACCACGAGGCCCCAGAAGGCGCTGCCGATGCCGAGCACGACGACGCCCGAGGCGACCACGATGAGGGTGACCGCGGCCGTCAGCCGAGTCTCCGGCGCCTCGAAGGCGCTGACGATGCCGGTCGAGAACGCCCCGAAGAGGGCGAGCCCCGCGACGGCGATGATGAGAATCGGGGGTGCGGCCGCGACGAGAGCCGTGGCGACACCCGCACCGAGGCCGAGCAGCACGTAGGTGACCCCGCCCGCGACCGGAGCCACCCAGCGCCGTGCCGGCTCAGGATGCGAATCGGGGCCCGCCATGAGCGCCGCGGTGATCGCGGCCAGGTTGAGGGCGTATCCCCCGAACGGCGCGGTGAGCACGGTGGCGGCGCCGCTCGCCGCCAGCACCGTGCGCGCCGGCACCCCCCGGAAGCCGAGCGTGGTCAGCACCGCGAACCCGGGCACGTTCTGCCCCGCCATCGTGACGATGTACAGCGGCACCCCGAGCGACACGATCACGAGCGGGTCGAGCACCGGCGCGGTCAAGGTGAGGGCGGGCGCGAGGCTCGCGTCGCGCATCCACTCGCCGCCGGCGCTGATGACGACGCCGACGATCGCGACCAGCATCGCCGCCGGCACCGCCCAGCGCGGCAGCCAGCGCACCAGCAGCAGCCACACCAGCACGACGGGGGCCGCCAGCAGGGGCTCCTCGACGACCGCGGTGACCGGCGCGATGCAGATCGGGAAGAGGATGCCCGCGAGCATCGCCCCCGCGAGGGGCATCGGGATGCGCGTCATCGCCCGACCGAGCCACGGCCACAGCCCGCTCACGACGATGAGCAACCCGCACACCAGGAAGGCGCCGACGGCTGCACCGTACGAGCCGGTCGTGCCCTCCGCCGCGACCAGCAGCGCGGCACCGGGCGTCGACCACGCGAAGCTCAGGGGCAGCCGGAACCGCCACGACAGCAGCCCGGCCAGCACGGCCTGCGCGATGCACAGCACCAGCAGGCCGCTCGCCGCCTCGGCGGGGCTCGCTCCCACCGCGATGAGGCCCGCGATCACGAGCGCGAACGAGCTGGCGAACCCGGTGAGCGCGCCGATGACCCCGGCGATGATCGGCTGCAGCACGGTGTCAGCCTAGAGCCGCAGAGCAGGCTAGGGCGGGCGAGAGCGGGCTAGGTGTAACGACCCGTGAGGTTGTGAACGCGGCAAGCGGGCGTGTGACCGTCGAGGGCGCTGTGGGGTCGTCGGCGATTGTATTCCTCGAGCCAGTCAGCATAGGTCGCTGATCGGGCCTCGTTGGAGGTGTAGTTCGCTGCGTAAGCCCATTCGGCGGCCAGTGTGCGGTTGAAGCGCTCGACCTTGCCGTTGGTTTGCGGTCGATAGGGGCGGGTGCGGATGTGTCGGGCCTGTCCGACAGCGGCGGCGAAGTCACGGGATCGGTAGCAGGCGCCGTTATCGGTCATGACCGCCTTGACCTCGAAGCCGGCATCGGCGAAGAACTGGCGAGCACGAACCCAGAACGCGGCCGCGGTCTCTTTGCGCTCATCCGGAAGTTCTTCGGAATAGGCCAACCTTGTGCATCCATCGACGGCGTGATGCAGGAACGTGTAGCCGCGCGATGACGAGGCTCCGCGTCGTGCGGCGCGATCTCGGGCAGCACCGGCACGACGGTCTTGGGGTGACCCGCGACCATGAACATGCCACCCTCCACCGTCCGGGATACGACCGAGCTTCTTGATGTCAACGTGGACGATGTCCCCAGGGGCAGCCGCTTCGAACCGGACCGGTTGCTGCTTCCGAATCGGCAAGCCGGTGTTGCGGTCCAGGTGCGACAGCCGAGGCATTCGATAGCGGGCCAGCACTCGACCGACCGTCGAGGGGTTGAGCCCCAGATGCCACGCGATCCGACGCGCATCCCAGCGGCGCGTGAATCGCAACGCAATGATCCGTCGCTCCGTGCGCTGACTGAGGCGTCGGGGCGAGTGACGGGGTCGCGAGCTGCGGTCGGTCATCGGCTGGCCTGCTCGATATCGATCGGCCCACTTCTTCGCTGTTGCTGGCGAGCATTGAAACCGCTCCCCGACTCGAGCAAGACTCCACCCGTCGATGACGACGGCGCGAGCGACACGCAGACGCCCTTTCGGTGTCAGATCGGCATTAGCGTGAACCACGAAGGGGACTGATGCACGGATAGGTGACATCTGATCTGGCTTGCCCGTAAGGGCGGCCTGGAAGGATGAACCTCATGCCCAAGCCCTATCCGATCGAGTTCCGCCAGGACGTCGTGCGGGTCGCCCGTAGCCGCGAGCCCGGCGTCACCTTGGAACAGATCGCCGCCGATTTCGGCGTTCACCCGATGACGCTGTCGAAGTGGTTGAGCCGTGCTGATGTGGAAGACGGCGTGAAGCCGGGCGTCACGAGTGAGCAGTCGGCGGAGCTGCGGGAGGCGAACAAACGCATTCGTCTGCTGGAGCAAGAAGCTGAGGTGCTGCGTCGCGCGTTAGCGTATGTCTCCCAGGGCTCCCTGCCGGGAAAAGGTTCTACCCGCTCGTAAGTGAGCTCGCCGTCGACGGGATTCCCGTGGCGGTGTCGTGTCGGGTATTGAAGCTTGCGCGCGCCCCGTATTACCGATGGGTGCGAAACCCTGAAGGTCCCGCCGAGCAGCTCCGAAAGCAGCGTGTTGCTGCCCTCACCGCCGCCCATGAGGACGACGTCGAGTTCGGCTATCGACTGTTGGCCGACGAAGCGCGCGATGCCGGGTTCCCGATGGCGGATCGAACCGCGTGGCGATTGTGCTCGAAGGCCGGGATCATGGCCGCGATCATCAAGACCCGCAAGAAGCGGGGCAAGAAGCCGGGCCCTCCGGTCTTCGATGACCACGTCATGCGCAACTTCACCGCTGATGCCCCGAACCAGCTCTGGCTCAGCGACATCACGGAACACAGGACTGCGGAAGGGAAGCTTTATCTTTGCGCGATCAAAGACGTGTTCTCCCGCCGCATCGTGGGCTATTCCATCTCCGACCGCATGCAGGCCCGCCTGGTCGTCAACGCGCTTCAGAACGCGATCGCCCGCCGCGGCGACGTTGCCGGCTGCGTGGTCCATTCCGACAGAGGCAGCCAAGGCGAATTCAACTGGTCGTCGCAACACCTCGATCAGGAGGTGTTCGATGGTTCGTCGTCAGCAGGGCGCGGACAGGGCGGTTCGTCCGAAGCTCCGCTCGCCGGGGCATCCGAAGTTCCAGAAGCCGGTCGAGGCGGCGTTCTGGGTGCAGATCGCGAAAGGGCTGCTCGCGGAGGAAGCCGCGGGTGTTGTCGGCGTGGCGTCCGCGGTCGGCGCGAGATGGTTCCGACACGCTGGCGGCATGGCGCCGTTCGACATCACCCAGCAGCCGTCGGGCCGCTACCTCTCGTTCGCTGAGCGCGAGGAGATCGCGATTCTCAAGGAGAAGGGCAAGGGCGTTCGCGAGATCGCTCGCTCCATCGGCCGCGATGCCGGGACGATCTCTCGCGAGCTGCGGCGCAACGCGGCCACGCGGGGCGGGAAGCTGGAGTATCGGGCCTCGGTCGCGCAGTGGAAGGCGGACATGGCCGCGAAGCGACCCAAGGTTGCGAAGCTTGTCGCGAACCTGAGGCTGCGCGCGTATGTCGAGGATCGCCTGTCGGGGAAGATCACCCGCTCCGATGGCACGGTCGTCACCGGTCCCGAGCCGCCGCGGTTCACCGGGAGAGGCAAGCCGCATCGGAAGGACAGGGCCTGGTCCTGGGCTTGGAGTCCGGAGCAGATCTCGCACCGGTTGAGGATCGACTTCCCGGATGATGAGTCCATGCGCATCAGCCCAGAGGCGATCTACCAGTCGCTCTACATCGAGGGCCGCGGCGCGCTCAAGCGCGAACTCGTCTGGAGCCTCCGTACGGGCAGGGCGCTGCGCGTCCCGAGGGAGCGGTCGCGGCGCAAGACCTGGGCGCACGTCACGTCGGAGACGCTCATCAGCGAACGGCCAGCGGAAGCCGACGACCGCGCTGTTCCAGGCCATTGGGAGGGCGATCTGCTGATCGGGTTGGAGCGCTCCGCGGTCGGCACGGTCGTCGAGCGCAAGACCCGTTACACGCTGCTCGTCCACCTCCCGCGAGAAGAGGGTTATCGGCACAAGGAAACGCCGAAGAACGGGCCGGCGTTGGCTGGCTACGGCGCAGTCACGATGAAGAACGCTCTCGCGAACACGATGTCGGCGCTGCCGGCGCAGCTGACACGTTCGTTGACCTGGGATCGCGGCAAGGAGATGTCTGCTCACGCGCAGTTCCGCGTCGAGACGGGCATCCCAGTGTTCTTCGCCGATCCGCAGTCGCCCTGGCAGCGCGGCACGAACGAGAACACGAATGGCCTGCTGCGTCAGTACTTCCCGAAGGGCACCGACCTGTCCCGATGGAGCGCCGAAGACATCGAAGCCGTCGCATTCGCGCTGAACACGCGCCCTCGCAAGTCGCTCGGGTGGATGACCCCCGCGGAGGCCTTCAACGAGCAGCTACTGTTGCTCCAACAGGCCGGTGTTGCATCGACTGGTTGAGCCCGGTCAATTTCGAAGCCGGAAAGTGCTGCGCACGTTGGAGCGTCATGGCCTGGTCGGATCGATGGGCCGCGTCGGTGCTGCCGGAGACAACGCCGCCATGGAGAGCTTCTTCGCGCTGCTGCAGAAGAACGTCCTGAACCGCCGCTCCTGGACCACCCGCATGGAGCTGAGAATCGCGATCGTGACCTGGATCGAGCGGAAGTATCACCGGCAACGCCGTCAGGCCGCGTTGGGCCGTTTGACCCCCATCGAGTTCGAGACCATGATGAGCACCAGCACGGCCGTTGCCGCGTGACTAAACCTGTCACCTAAACGTGCATCAGTCCCAAGACCTCCGGTCTCGATGAGAGTTGTCAGATACCCACATCGTTCCGGAGGTCTTCGCTACTTCACACGTTCACAACGTCCCGGGTCGTTACAGCTGATATGTGACTGATTCCTGTCAAGTGGCAGGGGAAAGAGCGCCCGGAGTGATCATGCTTCGGGCGCTCTTTCGTGTGGTCGGCGCGGGCGGTGTGGGTGTCGTGCGTGTCGTGGGCGACGCGCGGTCAGACTGATATGCGCGGGTTGGTTACCGCAGGACGTGCTGTTCGGCTGGAGCGGTTCCGCTTGTCTAGGATCGAGCGTCGCCTGCCCTTCGGGCGGGCTGCTCATAGCTGTTCCGCGGGTCGCTCCTCGCGCTGCCGTCACCTGCCGTCTGAACCGACCGGTCAGGGGGCCCAGGTCAGTCGGGCATCACAGCCAGGGACCAGCACCAGCCGGCGAGCTCGCGGGCGATGGCGACGTTCGCGATCGTGGGCCGCTTCTTGCGTGCGGTGAAGTGCTGCCATTTCTGATGCAGGCGCCGGTTGCCGTCGTCGCCGCGGGACACGGCGAGGCTGGGCGCGGCAGCCCACCGGGCCTGCATCACCGCTCCGGGCCGATAGGGTTTGCGGTGATGCCAGGCGGCCTCGACCAGCAGGCGGCGGGCGTGAGTGTTGCCGGTCTTGGTGATCGAGCCTTGCGAGCGTGACTGTCCGGAGGAGTGCTCTGAGGGCACCAGCCCGACGAACGCGCCGATGCTGGATCCGGTGAAGCGCTCCCAGTTGCCGATCTCGACCGCGAGGCCGAACCCGGTCAAGGTCGAGATCCCGCGCAAGCACCCCAGGCGTCGCACCACGGGCGCGTAGTTGCTGGTCGCGGCCATCTGCTCGATGATCGCGTCGAGTCGGTCTTTGCGGGCGCGCACCTGCTGCACTGCTTCGTAGTCGGCATCGAACGCGGCCTGCAGTCCGGGATGGTCGAACCTTTGCCGGCGCAGCCAGGCATCATGCGCGCCGGTCCACGCCTGCTTGCCGTCATAGATGATCCCGTGGCGCAACAGCAGCTTCGAGAGCCGATGCCGTGCAGCCATCAGCTCACCCCGATTGTCCTCTCGTGCTCGCACCAGGTCGCGTGCGGTTTCCTGCTCGATCGTGGGCACGGCAACCGCGACGATCTCTCCCAGTCGCAGCAGTCTTGCCAAATGCATCGCGTCCCTGGCGTCGGTCTTGACTCGCTCCCCGACCGGGCGCTGCAACTTCGACGGCGCCGCCACGAGGCACTCGATGCCTGCGGCGGTGAACAAGCGGGCCAGAGCGAACCCGGTCGGCCCGGCCTCATACGTCACCGCTGCCGGCTGCGGCAGGCTCCGCACCCACTCCAGCACTGCCGCGGGGTCGTAGCCGAAACGGTGACGGATCACTTCCCCAGTGTCCTCGTCGATCGCGCATCCCACGACGCTGCGGGCGTGCACGTCCAGACCGACGCTCGTACGCTGGATTCTCAACTGGGGCCTCCATTCGCCTGGTGGACAGGCCAGCCCTCAACGGCTGGCAACCCACGAATACGCGAATCGAGGCCCCAGCCTCAAGAACCAGACCGAAGACCCATATCGTCTAGGGCTCGGCGCGGTACCAGTGCCGCACGTGCTGGCGGTCGTGGCGGGCCTGCCAGAACTCGACCTCGGTCGGGGTCAGCGCCCAGGCCGCCCAGTCGGGGTTGTGCGGCTCGGTCACCGCGGGGCGCGCGGCCCAGTCGGCCGCGGCGACGGCGCTCGGCAGCTCCTCGACCTCGCCGGTCACGCGCACCTGCCGGCCCAGCTCGGGCCAGTAGAAGGTCAGCGCCGCGCTGGGGTTCGCCGCGAGGTCGATGCCCTTGCGGGTCGAGCGCGCACCCGCGAACACCCAGGCGCCATCGACCAGGTCTTTCAGAATGAGCGTTCGCGCCGTGACATGCCCGGTCGGCCCGGCCGTGGACAGTGTGCAGGCGTGCGGCTGCATGACCCCGTGCGCGAGCGCGTGGTCGAGCCACTGCAGGAAGAGCTCGTCGGCGCGGGCGGGGGCGGTGGTCGGATCGAACTCCGGCAGCTCGGCGGCGAAGGCCGGCAGGGCACGGAGGCGGTCGCGCAGGCTCTCACTCATGCGCTCAGGGTAACCCCGGAGGGCTGGTGCGGCACCGAGATCACGCGAGCGGGAAGGCGCGCGTCGTCGCAGGTCGGCGGGCGCTGGGCCGTGGCCGCTAGCCGGTGATCGCTAGGCCGACTTCTCGCGGCGCGCGGCGACGCGGCGCGGCACGATCGTCGGGGCCGCGTTCTCGATGACCGCCTCACGCGTCACCACGATGCGCTCGACATCGTCGTGCGAGGGCACCTCGAACATGATCGGCCCGAGCACCTCCTCGAGGATCGCGCGCAGCCCGCGCGCCCCGGTCTGGCGCAGCACGGCCAGGTCGGCGATCGCCTCGAGAGCATCCGGCTCGAAGTCGAGCTCGACCCCGTCGAGCTCGAACATGCGCTGGTACTGCCGCACGAGGGCGTTGCGCGGGGTGGTGAGGATGTCGATGAGGGCGGTGCGGTCGAGCGGCGAGACCGTCGTGACCACGGGGAGGCGCCCGATGAACTCGGGGATGAGGCCGAACTTGTGGAGGTCCTCCGGCAGCACCTCGCTGAAGATGTCCTTCTCGAGCGCCTTGTCGTGCAGCG comes from the Microcella frigidaquae genome and includes:
- a CDS encoding M3 family metallopeptidase, translating into MSNPFLAPSTLPYQLPPFAEIRDEHYAPAIEQGMAEQLAEIQTITRRRDMPTFENTMVPLEQSGQLLTRVLRVFYNKASADSNDTTNALEAELAPKLAAHTDAIKLDAALYWRIAQLHDQRELLPLTAEQRYLIERHYTEMTLAGAGLDEAQKQRLSELNARISTLETAFEKNLLADTNELAVVIDDPAELAGLTPGEISAAAQAAADRGLEGKHLVTLVLPTGHPWLESLTNRATRERIMAASRARGSRAGEHDNRPVLLEIARLRAERAELLGFANHAAFVTADQTAKTPERVAAMLERLAPAAARNAAAEQAKLEALAGHPIAAHDWAHYSEKVRKAEYDVDLGELRPYFEAERVLWRGVFAAATKVFGITFTERTDLQGYHPEVRVFEVRNEDGSELGLYLLDLYTRDSKRGGAWMNELIGQNALLGHPTVVVNNLNVPKPAAGEPTLLTYDEVNTFFHEFGHALHGLFAHVTYPRFTGTNVYRDFVEFPSQVNEMWMLWPEIVNDYAVHHETGEPIPAEVLERVRAAQLWGEGFATSEYLAAALLDQAWHTLSAAEAAAVTDVAAFEAEALARVGLDNPAVPTRYSSTYFAHTFSGGYDAGYYSYIWSEVLDADTVQWFEQNGGLTRANGDRFRKYVLGLGGAGDPLEAYRAFRGRDAEIEPLLQRRGLAA
- a CDS encoding solute carrier family 23 protein, whose protein sequence is MARLWTVHGDGKTVAPGAIVAPEERLSWPRTIGFGLQHVVAMFGATFLVPILTGFPPSTTLLFSGIGTILFLLITQNRLPSYLGSSFAFIAPIQAASMSEGREVALGGVLVVGLSLALVGILVHVVGTGWIHRLLPPVVAGTIVALIGFNLAPAAKSGFQASPLTAVVTLVAVILVAVLFRGIIGRLSIIIGVVVGYLFALARGEVDFSGLEGAAAVGLPEFTLPVLGVEYLGTYLAFLPVVLALVAENVGHVKGVGFLAKRDLDPLTGRALFADGLATTIAAIGGGSATTTYGENIGVMSSTRVFSTAAYWVAAITAIVLSLSPWFGQFLFTVPAGVIGGVTTALYGLIGIIGVRMWVDAKVDFSKPKNQFTAAIALIIAIADFTVFDAAGGVLFSGIVLGTIAALVVYHSMDLLGRLRKTDVADEPVAASAD
- a CDS encoding GNAT family N-acetyltransferase, whose amino-acid sequence is MTDPANALPLDETSRAALAAQGLEYAVVPTGEEAVQGSPEAAAHERWLQAYHRGFHFEGLSPEQLVEYRAALAAPRTVGVWDATTAEPEHPVATVASWRSPLSMGEGGMGEGEAGVGRELEGWAISLVSVAATHRRRGIANALLEGELRAAHAAGIPMAMLTVSEATIYGRWGFGPATSVAELRVDTRGLRFTGPAPQGRVHQVSTPSLRPIAPELARRAAVRRGGDVPQRPLHWDRLLGLSTRTAGRANALRAVRYDDADGTPQGFAVYSLAGNPRDFADHTLAVEYLCAATDDALAALWRCLLDQDLVTAVTAPMRPIDDPLPWMLTNPRAVATAARTDHLWLRILDVPAALTARRYAAADTLLLRVSDPLGFAAGAWMLTTGPDGAATVASDPDEHGGWEHGAVVDLGVAELGSLLLGGVSADTLRAAGRLTEGTPGAAQRFDAVLRVPRAPFLSYWF
- a CDS encoding benzoate/H(+) symporter BenE family transporter, with protein sequence MLQPIIAGVIGALTGFASSFALVIAGLIAVGASPAEAASGLLVLCIAQAVLAGLLSWRFRLPLSFAWSTPGAALLVAAEGTTGSYGAAVGAFLVCGLLIVVSGLWPWLGRAMTRIPMPLAGAMLAGILFPICIAPVTAVVEEPLLAAPVVLVWLLLVRWLPRWAVPAAMLVAIVGVVISAGGEWMRDASLAPALTLTAPVLDPLVIVSLGVPLYIVTMAGQNVPGFAVLTTLGFRGVPARTVLAASGAATVLTAPFGGYALNLAAITAALMAGPDSHPEPARRWVAPVAGGVTYVLLGLGAGVATALVAAAPPILIIAVAGLALFGAFSTGIVSAFEAPETRLTAAVTLIVVASGVVVLGIGSAFWGLVVGALVMLVTARRSTVVLTPTEESP
- a CDS encoding IS481 family transposase, with the protein product MVHANADLTPKGRLRVARAVVIDGWSLARVGERFQCSPATAKKWADRYRAGQPMTDRSSRPRHSPRRLSQRTERRIIALRFTRRWDARRIAWHLGLNPSTVGRVLARYRMPRLSHLDRNTGLPIRKQQPVRFEAAAPGDIVHVDIKKLGRIPDGGGWHVHGRGSPQDRRAGAARDRAARRGASSSRGYTFLHHAVDGCTRLAYSEELPDERKETAAAFWVRARQFFADAGFEVKAVMTDNGACYRSRDFAAAVGQARHIRTRPYRPQTNGKVERFNRTLAAEWAYAANYTSNEARSATYADWLEEYNRRRPHSALDGHTPACRVHNLTGRYT
- a CDS encoding IS3 family transposase, whose product is MPKPYPIEFRQDVVRVARSREPGVTLEQIAADFGVHPMTLSKWLSRADVEDGVKPGVTSEQSAELREANKRIRLLEQEAEVLRRALAYVSQGSLPGKGSTRS